In Podarcis muralis chromosome 14, rPodMur119.hap1.1, whole genome shotgun sequence, one genomic interval encodes:
- the AXIN1 gene encoding axin-1 isoform X1, with product MSVQGQGFPLDLGGSFTEDAPRPPVPGEEGELVSTDLRLSGHGFYSGKCDAIKTETSTATPRRPDLDLGYEPEGSASPTPPYLRWAESLHSLLDDQDGINLFRTFLKQEDCADLLDFWFACSGFRKLEPCDSNEEKRLKLAKAIYKKYILDNNGIVSRQIKPATKSFIKDCVMKQLIDPAMFDQAQTEIQSMIEENTYPLFLKSDIYLEYTRTGGESPKVYSDQSSGSGTGKCLPGYLPTLNEDEEWKCDKEVEEEMAGRESAPSSRLTQKLLLETATQRATSSRRYSEGREYRHGPWREPVNPYYVNTGYALAPATSANDSEQHSMSSDADTMSLTDSSVDGIPPYRLRKQHRREMQESAKANGRVPLPHIPRTYRMPKDIHVEPQKFAAELINRLEEVLRDREAEAKLEERLKRVRAQEEEGEEADISLGAPLAGHKLPLPQALPHLAPRFAEMQLRDAHEENPESILDEHVQRVMKTPGCQSPGPGRHSPKPRSPEGGLAGKLHGFLGTVPLGHGKHGAKAALKADAAGLHHHKHVYHHHLVHHHGALKPKEPPEAEAGQGAPGPFAWNVDAHSYAAKSRAYGESLGPTEPSAYGGKAGLLSKRSVKKADLGKSDGSGYDAPGSSEDVEKNQKIMQWIIEGEKEISRHKKTGHGSSGAKKQLPHELPRPVSVERPMAVHPWVSAQLRNVVQPSHPFIQDPTMPPNPAPNPLTQLEEARRRLEEEEKRTGKPPAKQRYAQEVIQRGRSSVRPACMPLLSVVPAVSDLDLSESEAKVQKRPGASSAQPCENIVVAYYFCGEPIPYRTLVKGRVVTLGHFKELLTKKGNYRYYFKKVSDEFDCGVVFEEVREDEAILPIFEEKIIGKVEKID from the exons ATGAGTGTGCAGGGCCAAGGTTTCCCTCTGGACCTTGGGGGGAGCTTCACCGAGGATGCTCCGAGGCCCCCGGTgccaggagaggaaggggaactgGTTTCCACGGACCTGCGGCTAAGCGGCCATGGGTTCTACTCTGGGAAGTGCGATGCCATCAAAACCGAGACTTCCACGGCCACTCCGAGGCGCCCCGACCTGGACCTGGGCTATGAGCCAGAGGGGAGCGCTTCTCCCACCCCTCCCTACCTGAGATGGGCAGAGTCTCTGCACTCTCTGCTGGACGACCAAGATGGGATAAACCTCTTCCGGACCTTCCTGAAACAGGAGGACTGCGCGGACTTGCTGGACTTCTGGTTCGCCTGCAGCGGCTTCCGGAAGCTGGAGCCGTGTGACTCCAACGAGGAGAAGAGGCTCAAGCTGGCCAAGGCCATTTACAAAAAGTACATTCTGGACAATAACGGGATTGTGTCGCGGCAGATCAAGCCGGCCACGAAGAGCTTTATAAAAGATTGCGTGATGAAGCAGCTGATCGACCCGGCCATGTTCGACCAGGCCCAGACGGAGATCCAGTCCATGATTGAGGAGAACACGTACCCCCTCTTCCTTAAGTCGGATATTTATTTGGAGTATACAAGGACGGGTGGGGAGAGTCCGAAGGTGTACAGTGACCAGAGCTCAGGGTCGGGGACAGGGAAGTGTCTCCCCGGCTATTTGCCTACCCTTAACGAGGACGAGGAATGGAAGTGCGAcaaagaggtggaggaggagatggCCGGCCGGGAGTCTGCTCCCTCCAGCCGGCTCACCCAGAAGCTCCTCCTGGAGACGGCCACGCAGCGAGCCACGTCGTCCAGGAGATACAGCGAGGGGAGAGAGTACAG GCATGGGCCTTGGAGAGAGCCAGTCAACCCTTACTACGTCAACACGGGCTACGCCTTGGCACCCGCCACCAGCGCCAACGACAGCGAGCAGCACAGCATGTCCAGTGACGCCGACACCATGTCGCTGACAGACAGCAGCGT AGACGGGATCCCGCCGTACCGACTCCGGAAGCAGCATCGCCGAGAGATGCAGGAAAGTGCCAAAGCAAATGGACGTGTGCCACTACCTCACATTCCC CGTACTTACCGAATGCCAAAGGATATCCACGTTGAACCACAGAAATTTGCTGCCGAGCTGATCAACCGCCTGGAGGAAGTCCTCAGGGACCGGGAGGCGGAGGCCAAGCTTGAGGAGCGCCTGAAGCGTGTCCGAGCG caggaggaggaaggcgagGAAGCCGACATCTCCTTGGGGGCCCCCCTGGCGGGCCACAAGCTCCCCCTGCCGCAGGCCTTGCCCCACTTGGCCCCCCGCTTTGCCGAGATGCAGCTCCGGGACGCCCACGAGGAGAACCCCGAGAGCATCCTGGACGAGCACGTGCAGCGGGTCATGAAGACGCCGGGCTGCCAGTCCCCGGGCCCCGGGCGCCACTCGCCCAAGCCCCGCTCCCCCGAGGGCGGCCTGGCCGGCAAGCTGCACGGCTTCCTGGGGACGGTGCCCCTTGGGCACGGCAAGCACGGGGCCAAGGCGGCCCTCAAGGCGGACGCGGCCGGCCTCCACCACCACAAGCACGTCTACCACCACCACCTGGTCCACCACCACGGGGCGCTCAAGCCCAAGGAGCCGCCCGAGGCGGAGGCCGGCCAGGGCGCGCCAGGACCCTTCGCCTGGAACGTGGACGCGCACAGCTACGCTGCCAAGTCGCGGGCCTATGGGGAGAGCCTGGGCCCCACGGAGCCCTCGGCTTATGG CGGGAAAGCCGGCCTGCTCTCCAAGAGGAGCGTCAAGAAAGCCGATTTGGGGAAGAGCGACGGCAGTGGCTATGACGCTCCAGGCTCCTCGGAGGACGTGGAGAAGAACCAGAAGATCATGCAGTGGATCATCGAAGGCGAGAAGGAGATCAGCAGGCACAAGAAGACAGGCCACGG ctcttccGGGGCCAAGAAGCAGCTGCCCCATGAGTTGCCCCGGCCAGTCTCCGTGGAGCGCCCCATGGCCGTCCACCCGTGGGTCAGCGCCCAGCTGCGCAACGTCGTCCAGCCTTCGCACCCCTTCATCCAGGACCCCACCATGCCCCCCAACCCGGCCCCCAACCCGCTGACGCAGCTGGAGGAAGCCCGGCGgcgcctggaggaggaggagaagaggacggGGAAGCCGCCGGCCAAGCAGCG GTATGCCCAAGAGGTGATCCAGAGAGGTCGCTCCTCTGTCAGGCCGGCTTGCATGCCGCTGCTGAGTGTGGTGCCCGCCGTCTCCGACCTGGATCTCTCCGAGTCTGA GGCGAAGGTGcagaagaggccgggggccagctccGCTCAGCCCTGCGAGAACATTGTGGTAGCCTACTACTTCTGCGGAGAACCCATCCCCTACCGCACGCTGGTCAAAGGCCGTGTCGTCACCCTGGGCCACTTCAAGGAGCTGCTCACCAAGAAAGGGAACTACAG GTATTACTTCAAGAAAGTAAGCGACGAGTTCGACTGCGGCGTGGTGTTCGAAGAGGTGCGGGAGGATGAAGCCATCCTGCCCATTTTTGAGGAGAAGATCATTGGGAAGGTGGAGAAGATTGACTAG
- the AXIN1 gene encoding axin-1 isoform X2 has translation MSVQGQGFPLDLGGSFTEDAPRPPVPGEEGELVSTDLRLSGHGFYSGKCDAIKTETSTATPRRPDLDLGYEPEGSASPTPPYLRWAESLHSLLDDQDGINLFRTFLKQEDCADLLDFWFACSGFRKLEPCDSNEEKRLKLAKAIYKKYILDNNGIVSRQIKPATKSFIKDCVMKQLIDPAMFDQAQTEIQSMIEENTYPLFLKSDIYLEYTRTGGESPKVYSDQSSGSGTGKCLPGYLPTLNEDEEWKCDKEVEEEMAGRESAPSSRLTQKLLLETATQRATSSRRYSEGREYRHGPWREPVNPYYVNTGYALAPATSANDSEQHSMSSDADTMSLTDSSVDGIPPYRLRKQHRREMQESAKANGRVPLPHIPRTYRMPKDIHVEPQKFAAELINRLEEVLRDREAEAKLEERLKRVRAEEEGEEADISLGAPLAGHKLPLPQALPHLAPRFAEMQLRDAHEENPESILDEHVQRVMKTPGCQSPGPGRHSPKPRSPEGGLAGKLHGFLGTVPLGHGKHGAKAALKADAAGLHHHKHVYHHHLVHHHGALKPKEPPEAEAGQGAPGPFAWNVDAHSYAAKSRAYGESLGPTEPSAYGGKAGLLSKRSVKKADLGKSDGSGYDAPGSSEDVEKNQKIMQWIIEGEKEISRHKKTGHGSSGAKKQLPHELPRPVSVERPMAVHPWVSAQLRNVVQPSHPFIQDPTMPPNPAPNPLTQLEEARRRLEEEEKRTGKPPAKQRYAQEVIQRGRSSVRPACMPLLSVVPAVSDLDLSESEAKVQKRPGASSAQPCENIVVAYYFCGEPIPYRTLVKGRVVTLGHFKELLTKKGNYRYYFKKVSDEFDCGVVFEEVREDEAILPIFEEKIIGKVEKID, from the exons ATGAGTGTGCAGGGCCAAGGTTTCCCTCTGGACCTTGGGGGGAGCTTCACCGAGGATGCTCCGAGGCCCCCGGTgccaggagaggaaggggaactgGTTTCCACGGACCTGCGGCTAAGCGGCCATGGGTTCTACTCTGGGAAGTGCGATGCCATCAAAACCGAGACTTCCACGGCCACTCCGAGGCGCCCCGACCTGGACCTGGGCTATGAGCCAGAGGGGAGCGCTTCTCCCACCCCTCCCTACCTGAGATGGGCAGAGTCTCTGCACTCTCTGCTGGACGACCAAGATGGGATAAACCTCTTCCGGACCTTCCTGAAACAGGAGGACTGCGCGGACTTGCTGGACTTCTGGTTCGCCTGCAGCGGCTTCCGGAAGCTGGAGCCGTGTGACTCCAACGAGGAGAAGAGGCTCAAGCTGGCCAAGGCCATTTACAAAAAGTACATTCTGGACAATAACGGGATTGTGTCGCGGCAGATCAAGCCGGCCACGAAGAGCTTTATAAAAGATTGCGTGATGAAGCAGCTGATCGACCCGGCCATGTTCGACCAGGCCCAGACGGAGATCCAGTCCATGATTGAGGAGAACACGTACCCCCTCTTCCTTAAGTCGGATATTTATTTGGAGTATACAAGGACGGGTGGGGAGAGTCCGAAGGTGTACAGTGACCAGAGCTCAGGGTCGGGGACAGGGAAGTGTCTCCCCGGCTATTTGCCTACCCTTAACGAGGACGAGGAATGGAAGTGCGAcaaagaggtggaggaggagatggCCGGCCGGGAGTCTGCTCCCTCCAGCCGGCTCACCCAGAAGCTCCTCCTGGAGACGGCCACGCAGCGAGCCACGTCGTCCAGGAGATACAGCGAGGGGAGAGAGTACAG GCATGGGCCTTGGAGAGAGCCAGTCAACCCTTACTACGTCAACACGGGCTACGCCTTGGCACCCGCCACCAGCGCCAACGACAGCGAGCAGCACAGCATGTCCAGTGACGCCGACACCATGTCGCTGACAGACAGCAGCGT AGACGGGATCCCGCCGTACCGACTCCGGAAGCAGCATCGCCGAGAGATGCAGGAAAGTGCCAAAGCAAATGGACGTGTGCCACTACCTCACATTCCC CGTACTTACCGAATGCCAAAGGATATCCACGTTGAACCACAGAAATTTGCTGCCGAGCTGATCAACCGCCTGGAGGAAGTCCTCAGGGACCGGGAGGCGGAGGCCAAGCTTGAGGAGCGCCTGAAGCGTGTCCGAGCG gaggaggaaggcgagGAAGCCGACATCTCCTTGGGGGCCCCCCTGGCGGGCCACAAGCTCCCCCTGCCGCAGGCCTTGCCCCACTTGGCCCCCCGCTTTGCCGAGATGCAGCTCCGGGACGCCCACGAGGAGAACCCCGAGAGCATCCTGGACGAGCACGTGCAGCGGGTCATGAAGACGCCGGGCTGCCAGTCCCCGGGCCCCGGGCGCCACTCGCCCAAGCCCCGCTCCCCCGAGGGCGGCCTGGCCGGCAAGCTGCACGGCTTCCTGGGGACGGTGCCCCTTGGGCACGGCAAGCACGGGGCCAAGGCGGCCCTCAAGGCGGACGCGGCCGGCCTCCACCACCACAAGCACGTCTACCACCACCACCTGGTCCACCACCACGGGGCGCTCAAGCCCAAGGAGCCGCCCGAGGCGGAGGCCGGCCAGGGCGCGCCAGGACCCTTCGCCTGGAACGTGGACGCGCACAGCTACGCTGCCAAGTCGCGGGCCTATGGGGAGAGCCTGGGCCCCACGGAGCCCTCGGCTTATGG CGGGAAAGCCGGCCTGCTCTCCAAGAGGAGCGTCAAGAAAGCCGATTTGGGGAAGAGCGACGGCAGTGGCTATGACGCTCCAGGCTCCTCGGAGGACGTGGAGAAGAACCAGAAGATCATGCAGTGGATCATCGAAGGCGAGAAGGAGATCAGCAGGCACAAGAAGACAGGCCACGG ctcttccGGGGCCAAGAAGCAGCTGCCCCATGAGTTGCCCCGGCCAGTCTCCGTGGAGCGCCCCATGGCCGTCCACCCGTGGGTCAGCGCCCAGCTGCGCAACGTCGTCCAGCCTTCGCACCCCTTCATCCAGGACCCCACCATGCCCCCCAACCCGGCCCCCAACCCGCTGACGCAGCTGGAGGAAGCCCGGCGgcgcctggaggaggaggagaagaggacggGGAAGCCGCCGGCCAAGCAGCG GTATGCCCAAGAGGTGATCCAGAGAGGTCGCTCCTCTGTCAGGCCGGCTTGCATGCCGCTGCTGAGTGTGGTGCCCGCCGTCTCCGACCTGGATCTCTCCGAGTCTGA GGCGAAGGTGcagaagaggccgggggccagctccGCTCAGCCCTGCGAGAACATTGTGGTAGCCTACTACTTCTGCGGAGAACCCATCCCCTACCGCACGCTGGTCAAAGGCCGTGTCGTCACCCTGGGCCACTTCAAGGAGCTGCTCACCAAGAAAGGGAACTACAG GTATTACTTCAAGAAAGTAAGCGACGAGTTCGACTGCGGCGTGGTGTTCGAAGAGGTGCGGGAGGATGAAGCCATCCTGCCCATTTTTGAGGAGAAGATCATTGGGAAGGTGGAGAAGATTGACTAG
- the AXIN1 gene encoding axin-1 isoform X4 has translation MSVQGQGFPLDLGGSFTEDAPRPPVPGEEGELVSTDLRLSGHGFYSGKCDAIKTETSTATPRRPDLDLGYEPEGSASPTPPYLRWAESLHSLLDDQDGINLFRTFLKQEDCADLLDFWFACSGFRKLEPCDSNEEKRLKLAKAIYKKYILDNNGIVSRQIKPATKSFIKDCVMKQLIDPAMFDQAQTEIQSMIEENTYPLFLKSDIYLEYTRTGGESPKVYSDQSSGSGTGKCLPGYLPTLNEDEEWKCDKEVEEEMAGRESAPSSRLTQKLLLETATQRATSSRRYSEGREYRHGPWREPVNPYYVNTGYALAPATSANDSEQHSMSSDADTMSLTDSSVDGIPPYRLRKQHRREMQESAKANGRVPLPHIPRTYRMPKDIHVEPQKFAAELINRLEEVLRDREAEAKLEERLKRVRAEEEGEEADISLGAPLAGHKLPLPQALPHLAPRFAEMQLRDAHEENPESILDEHVQRVMKTPGCQSPGPGRHSPKPRSPEGGLAGKLHGFLGTVPLGHGKHGAKAALKADAAGLHHHKHVYHHHLVHHHGALKPKEPPEAEAGQGAPGPFAWNVDAHSYAAKSRAYGESLGPTEPSAYGGKAGLLSKRSVKKADLGKSDGSGYDAPGSSEDVEKNQKIMQWIIEGEKEISRHKKTGHGSSGAKKQLPHELPRPVSVERPMAVHPWVSAQLRNVVQPSHPFIQDPTMPPNPAPNPLTQLEEARRRLEEEEKRTGKPPAKQRAKVQKRPGASSAQPCENIVVAYYFCGEPIPYRTLVKGRVVTLGHFKELLTKKGNYRYYFKKVSDEFDCGVVFEEVREDEAILPIFEEKIIGKVEKID, from the exons ATGAGTGTGCAGGGCCAAGGTTTCCCTCTGGACCTTGGGGGGAGCTTCACCGAGGATGCTCCGAGGCCCCCGGTgccaggagaggaaggggaactgGTTTCCACGGACCTGCGGCTAAGCGGCCATGGGTTCTACTCTGGGAAGTGCGATGCCATCAAAACCGAGACTTCCACGGCCACTCCGAGGCGCCCCGACCTGGACCTGGGCTATGAGCCAGAGGGGAGCGCTTCTCCCACCCCTCCCTACCTGAGATGGGCAGAGTCTCTGCACTCTCTGCTGGACGACCAAGATGGGATAAACCTCTTCCGGACCTTCCTGAAACAGGAGGACTGCGCGGACTTGCTGGACTTCTGGTTCGCCTGCAGCGGCTTCCGGAAGCTGGAGCCGTGTGACTCCAACGAGGAGAAGAGGCTCAAGCTGGCCAAGGCCATTTACAAAAAGTACATTCTGGACAATAACGGGATTGTGTCGCGGCAGATCAAGCCGGCCACGAAGAGCTTTATAAAAGATTGCGTGATGAAGCAGCTGATCGACCCGGCCATGTTCGACCAGGCCCAGACGGAGATCCAGTCCATGATTGAGGAGAACACGTACCCCCTCTTCCTTAAGTCGGATATTTATTTGGAGTATACAAGGACGGGTGGGGAGAGTCCGAAGGTGTACAGTGACCAGAGCTCAGGGTCGGGGACAGGGAAGTGTCTCCCCGGCTATTTGCCTACCCTTAACGAGGACGAGGAATGGAAGTGCGAcaaagaggtggaggaggagatggCCGGCCGGGAGTCTGCTCCCTCCAGCCGGCTCACCCAGAAGCTCCTCCTGGAGACGGCCACGCAGCGAGCCACGTCGTCCAGGAGATACAGCGAGGGGAGAGAGTACAG GCATGGGCCTTGGAGAGAGCCAGTCAACCCTTACTACGTCAACACGGGCTACGCCTTGGCACCCGCCACCAGCGCCAACGACAGCGAGCAGCACAGCATGTCCAGTGACGCCGACACCATGTCGCTGACAGACAGCAGCGT AGACGGGATCCCGCCGTACCGACTCCGGAAGCAGCATCGCCGAGAGATGCAGGAAAGTGCCAAAGCAAATGGACGTGTGCCACTACCTCACATTCCC CGTACTTACCGAATGCCAAAGGATATCCACGTTGAACCACAGAAATTTGCTGCCGAGCTGATCAACCGCCTGGAGGAAGTCCTCAGGGACCGGGAGGCGGAGGCCAAGCTTGAGGAGCGCCTGAAGCGTGTCCGAGCG gaggaggaaggcgagGAAGCCGACATCTCCTTGGGGGCCCCCCTGGCGGGCCACAAGCTCCCCCTGCCGCAGGCCTTGCCCCACTTGGCCCCCCGCTTTGCCGAGATGCAGCTCCGGGACGCCCACGAGGAGAACCCCGAGAGCATCCTGGACGAGCACGTGCAGCGGGTCATGAAGACGCCGGGCTGCCAGTCCCCGGGCCCCGGGCGCCACTCGCCCAAGCCCCGCTCCCCCGAGGGCGGCCTGGCCGGCAAGCTGCACGGCTTCCTGGGGACGGTGCCCCTTGGGCACGGCAAGCACGGGGCCAAGGCGGCCCTCAAGGCGGACGCGGCCGGCCTCCACCACCACAAGCACGTCTACCACCACCACCTGGTCCACCACCACGGGGCGCTCAAGCCCAAGGAGCCGCCCGAGGCGGAGGCCGGCCAGGGCGCGCCAGGACCCTTCGCCTGGAACGTGGACGCGCACAGCTACGCTGCCAAGTCGCGGGCCTATGGGGAGAGCCTGGGCCCCACGGAGCCCTCGGCTTATGG CGGGAAAGCCGGCCTGCTCTCCAAGAGGAGCGTCAAGAAAGCCGATTTGGGGAAGAGCGACGGCAGTGGCTATGACGCTCCAGGCTCCTCGGAGGACGTGGAGAAGAACCAGAAGATCATGCAGTGGATCATCGAAGGCGAGAAGGAGATCAGCAGGCACAAGAAGACAGGCCACGG ctcttccGGGGCCAAGAAGCAGCTGCCCCATGAGTTGCCCCGGCCAGTCTCCGTGGAGCGCCCCATGGCCGTCCACCCGTGGGTCAGCGCCCAGCTGCGCAACGTCGTCCAGCCTTCGCACCCCTTCATCCAGGACCCCACCATGCCCCCCAACCCGGCCCCCAACCCGCTGACGCAGCTGGAGGAAGCCCGGCGgcgcctggaggaggaggagaagaggacggGGAAGCCGCCGGCCAAGCAGCG GGCGAAGGTGcagaagaggccgggggccagctccGCTCAGCCCTGCGAGAACATTGTGGTAGCCTACTACTTCTGCGGAGAACCCATCCCCTACCGCACGCTGGTCAAAGGCCGTGTCGTCACCCTGGGCCACTTCAAGGAGCTGCTCACCAAGAAAGGGAACTACAG GTATTACTTCAAGAAAGTAAGCGACGAGTTCGACTGCGGCGTGGTGTTCGAAGAGGTGCGGGAGGATGAAGCCATCCTGCCCATTTTTGAGGAGAAGATCATTGGGAAGGTGGAGAAGATTGACTAG
- the AXIN1 gene encoding axin-1 isoform X3, which yields MSVQGQGFPLDLGGSFTEDAPRPPVPGEEGELVSTDLRLSGHGFYSGKCDAIKTETSTATPRRPDLDLGYEPEGSASPTPPYLRWAESLHSLLDDQDGINLFRTFLKQEDCADLLDFWFACSGFRKLEPCDSNEEKRLKLAKAIYKKYILDNNGIVSRQIKPATKSFIKDCVMKQLIDPAMFDQAQTEIQSMIEENTYPLFLKSDIYLEYTRTGGESPKVYSDQSSGSGTGKCLPGYLPTLNEDEEWKCDKEVEEEMAGRESAPSSRLTQKLLLETATQRATSSRRYSEGREYRHGPWREPVNPYYVNTGYALAPATSANDSEQHSMSSDADTMSLTDSSVDGIPPYRLRKQHRREMQESAKANGRVPLPHIPRTYRMPKDIHVEPQKFAAELINRLEEVLRDREAEAKLEERLKRVRAQEEEGEEADISLGAPLAGHKLPLPQALPHLAPRFAEMQLRDAHEENPESILDEHVQRVMKTPGCQSPGPGRHSPKPRSPEGGLAGKLHGFLGTVPLGHGKHGAKAALKADAAGLHHHKHVYHHHLVHHHGALKPKEPPEAEAGQGAPGPFAWNVDAHSYAAKSRAYGESLGPTEPSAYGGKAGLLSKRSVKKADLGKSDGSGYDAPGSSEDVEKNQKIMQWIIEGEKEISRHKKTGHGSSGAKKQLPHELPRPVSVERPMAVHPWVSAQLRNVVQPSHPFIQDPTMPPNPAPNPLTQLEEARRRLEEEEKRTGKPPAKQRAKVQKRPGASSAQPCENIVVAYYFCGEPIPYRTLVKGRVVTLGHFKELLTKKGNYRYYFKKVSDEFDCGVVFEEVREDEAILPIFEEKIIGKVEKID from the exons ATGAGTGTGCAGGGCCAAGGTTTCCCTCTGGACCTTGGGGGGAGCTTCACCGAGGATGCTCCGAGGCCCCCGGTgccaggagaggaaggggaactgGTTTCCACGGACCTGCGGCTAAGCGGCCATGGGTTCTACTCTGGGAAGTGCGATGCCATCAAAACCGAGACTTCCACGGCCACTCCGAGGCGCCCCGACCTGGACCTGGGCTATGAGCCAGAGGGGAGCGCTTCTCCCACCCCTCCCTACCTGAGATGGGCAGAGTCTCTGCACTCTCTGCTGGACGACCAAGATGGGATAAACCTCTTCCGGACCTTCCTGAAACAGGAGGACTGCGCGGACTTGCTGGACTTCTGGTTCGCCTGCAGCGGCTTCCGGAAGCTGGAGCCGTGTGACTCCAACGAGGAGAAGAGGCTCAAGCTGGCCAAGGCCATTTACAAAAAGTACATTCTGGACAATAACGGGATTGTGTCGCGGCAGATCAAGCCGGCCACGAAGAGCTTTATAAAAGATTGCGTGATGAAGCAGCTGATCGACCCGGCCATGTTCGACCAGGCCCAGACGGAGATCCAGTCCATGATTGAGGAGAACACGTACCCCCTCTTCCTTAAGTCGGATATTTATTTGGAGTATACAAGGACGGGTGGGGAGAGTCCGAAGGTGTACAGTGACCAGAGCTCAGGGTCGGGGACAGGGAAGTGTCTCCCCGGCTATTTGCCTACCCTTAACGAGGACGAGGAATGGAAGTGCGAcaaagaggtggaggaggagatggCCGGCCGGGAGTCTGCTCCCTCCAGCCGGCTCACCCAGAAGCTCCTCCTGGAGACGGCCACGCAGCGAGCCACGTCGTCCAGGAGATACAGCGAGGGGAGAGAGTACAG GCATGGGCCTTGGAGAGAGCCAGTCAACCCTTACTACGTCAACACGGGCTACGCCTTGGCACCCGCCACCAGCGCCAACGACAGCGAGCAGCACAGCATGTCCAGTGACGCCGACACCATGTCGCTGACAGACAGCAGCGT AGACGGGATCCCGCCGTACCGACTCCGGAAGCAGCATCGCCGAGAGATGCAGGAAAGTGCCAAAGCAAATGGACGTGTGCCACTACCTCACATTCCC CGTACTTACCGAATGCCAAAGGATATCCACGTTGAACCACAGAAATTTGCTGCCGAGCTGATCAACCGCCTGGAGGAAGTCCTCAGGGACCGGGAGGCGGAGGCCAAGCTTGAGGAGCGCCTGAAGCGTGTCCGAGCG caggaggaggaaggcgagGAAGCCGACATCTCCTTGGGGGCCCCCCTGGCGGGCCACAAGCTCCCCCTGCCGCAGGCCTTGCCCCACTTGGCCCCCCGCTTTGCCGAGATGCAGCTCCGGGACGCCCACGAGGAGAACCCCGAGAGCATCCTGGACGAGCACGTGCAGCGGGTCATGAAGACGCCGGGCTGCCAGTCCCCGGGCCCCGGGCGCCACTCGCCCAAGCCCCGCTCCCCCGAGGGCGGCCTGGCCGGCAAGCTGCACGGCTTCCTGGGGACGGTGCCCCTTGGGCACGGCAAGCACGGGGCCAAGGCGGCCCTCAAGGCGGACGCGGCCGGCCTCCACCACCACAAGCACGTCTACCACCACCACCTGGTCCACCACCACGGGGCGCTCAAGCCCAAGGAGCCGCCCGAGGCGGAGGCCGGCCAGGGCGCGCCAGGACCCTTCGCCTGGAACGTGGACGCGCACAGCTACGCTGCCAAGTCGCGGGCCTATGGGGAGAGCCTGGGCCCCACGGAGCCCTCGGCTTATGG CGGGAAAGCCGGCCTGCTCTCCAAGAGGAGCGTCAAGAAAGCCGATTTGGGGAAGAGCGACGGCAGTGGCTATGACGCTCCAGGCTCCTCGGAGGACGTGGAGAAGAACCAGAAGATCATGCAGTGGATCATCGAAGGCGAGAAGGAGATCAGCAGGCACAAGAAGACAGGCCACGG ctcttccGGGGCCAAGAAGCAGCTGCCCCATGAGTTGCCCCGGCCAGTCTCCGTGGAGCGCCCCATGGCCGTCCACCCGTGGGTCAGCGCCCAGCTGCGCAACGTCGTCCAGCCTTCGCACCCCTTCATCCAGGACCCCACCATGCCCCCCAACCCGGCCCCCAACCCGCTGACGCAGCTGGAGGAAGCCCGGCGgcgcctggaggaggaggagaagaggacggGGAAGCCGCCGGCCAAGCAGCG GGCGAAGGTGcagaagaggccgggggccagctccGCTCAGCCCTGCGAGAACATTGTGGTAGCCTACTACTTCTGCGGAGAACCCATCCCCTACCGCACGCTGGTCAAAGGCCGTGTCGTCACCCTGGGCCACTTCAAGGAGCTGCTCACCAAGAAAGGGAACTACAG GTATTACTTCAAGAAAGTAAGCGACGAGTTCGACTGCGGCGTGGTGTTCGAAGAGGTGCGGGAGGATGAAGCCATCCTGCCCATTTTTGAGGAGAAGATCATTGGGAAGGTGGAGAAGATTGACTAG